One part of the Gossypium raimondii isolate GPD5lz chromosome 1, ASM2569854v1, whole genome shotgun sequence genome encodes these proteins:
- the LOC105782654 gene encoding uncharacterized protein LOC105782654, with translation MFGLVYWHSQYTPNRWALFNPHLICCLVGCITITSQICSFPNTPGPVIAIPPIQRRLENPYPFLIFVSFFCPHRFLLLLSSALQIYPHFFCFHNKSSTLSSSEADFREKAAELEDFSLTSIISTDAGQELFGARAENPNQEVL, from the exons atgtttggtttggtgtattggcatagccaatacacccctaatcggtgggcccTATTTAATCCCCATTTAATCTGTTGTTTGGTTGGTTGTATTACCATTACGTCTCAAATCTGTTCCTTCCCTAATACACCCGGTCCCGTAATAGCTATTCCCCCCATTCAGCGCCGATTAGAGAATCCTTACCCATTTCTTATTTTCGTTTCCTTTTTCTGCCCTCATagatttctgcttcttctttCATCGGCATTGCAGATCTATCCTCATTTCTTCTGCTTTCATAACAAATCCTCAACATTGTCTTCATCGGAGGCCGATTTCAG AGAAAAGGCTGCTGAATTGGAAGATTTCTCACTGACTTCAATCATTTCAACTGATGCTGGACAAGAG TTATTTGGTGCTAGAGCTGAAAACCCGAATCAAGAAGTACTTTGA